The Aggregatilinea lenta genome includes a region encoding these proteins:
- a CDS encoding FHA domain-containing protein, producing MFYGRMDIYWPDGPVESHRLEKPTIAIGRSTGNDIVLDTTAVSRYHTTVAFRSQQAALEDLGSVNGTYVDGVRLAANEPYPLRGGEEIQIGDVRLIFHPVTEETLASGDTTQRIVLTQPTYRVQLDGPDMAVAPGAHVQATVRIENLSDDEDHYFLEIDGLPKGWARIDQVELEVPPGGQNQAVISFKPLRRSESLPGDHRFMVRVRSRSNPVYTIDAPTTLHVLPYSGFGMALGATSLVNGDTFSLYVHNQGNAPLPISVQGTDPGRLLHFRLPMSHLTLAPGERQTLSGVIGLRRRRFFGASREHEFSLVARSHDAAGFTASVPGTVSESALLPGWVPALAIPAVLVLALLVVVFVALILDRAGDDEPPTPPVINRFDVSNAALTFGDVTDVNWDVADADAVELSIAQGAVERRVPLTGETGPLPLTFDHTGLYQLTLHVMNGDVESTASATVEVRPSVTLTLQAGDTLTLVQNAEQSVTLAWTVSGAESVEGGVNVQLESSDSTLALPTGPLPATGSQDVTVTPQSESVEWLVTLTAQGADGVIASVTQKLPIVAPICELSVPRTLVRRGPGEDYPAAAPTLERAADGTILSPLARDPSGDWLLVAVASGSETRTGWVMAADFNCTNVDPGQFVVSEDYPAPPAVTPSPTASSSTGTPDSIPALPANPTGTTAPTPRPTPSRTPAVAGP from the coding sequence ATGTTCTACGGCAGGATGGACATTTACTGGCCGGATGGCCCGGTGGAAAGTCACCGGCTCGAAAAGCCGACGATTGCGATTGGGCGCTCGACCGGAAATGACATCGTGCTGGACACCACGGCAGTGTCGCGCTATCACACTACCGTTGCGTTCCGCTCCCAACAGGCCGCGCTCGAAGACCTCGGCTCGGTCAACGGCACCTATGTGGACGGTGTGCGGCTGGCCGCCAACGAGCCGTATCCCCTGCGCGGCGGCGAAGAGATCCAGATCGGCGATGTGCGACTGATCTTCCACCCCGTGACCGAAGAGACCCTTGCCTCCGGCGACACGACGCAACGCATCGTGCTCACACAGCCCACGTACCGCGTGCAGCTCGATGGCCCGGACATGGCCGTCGCGCCCGGCGCGCACGTGCAGGCCACGGTCCGCATCGAAAATTTGAGCGACGACGAAGATCATTATTTCCTGGAGATCGACGGGCTACCCAAGGGCTGGGCGCGCATCGATCAGGTGGAGCTGGAAGTGCCGCCGGGCGGGCAGAATCAGGCGGTGATCAGCTTCAAGCCGCTGCGCCGCAGCGAAAGCCTGCCGGGCGATCACCGGTTTATGGTACGTGTGCGGTCGCGGTCCAACCCGGTGTATACCATTGACGCGCCGACGACACTGCACGTGCTGCCCTACAGCGGCTTCGGGATGGCGCTGGGTGCGACGTCCCTCGTCAACGGCGACACGTTCAGCCTCTATGTGCACAACCAGGGCAATGCGCCGCTGCCCATCAGCGTGCAGGGCACCGATCCGGGGCGGCTGCTTCACTTCCGGCTGCCGATGTCGCATCTTACCCTCGCGCCGGGCGAGCGCCAGACGTTGAGCGGCGTGATCGGCTTGCGGCGCAGACGCTTCTTCGGGGCCAGCCGCGAGCACGAATTCTCGCTGGTCGCGCGCTCGCACGACGCCGCCGGGTTCACCGCGTCCGTGCCGGGTACGGTGAGCGAATCGGCGCTGCTGCCGGGATGGGTGCCCGCACTGGCGATTCCCGCTGTGCTGGTGCTGGCGCTGTTGGTGGTGGTCTTTGTGGCGCTGATCCTCGACCGCGCCGGTGACGACGAGCCACCCACACCACCCGTGATCAATCGCTTCGATGTGTCGAACGCTGCCCTGACATTTGGCGACGTGACCGACGTGAATTGGGACGTGGCGGACGCGGACGCGGTTGAGCTGTCCATCGCGCAGGGTGCTGTCGAACGGCGCGTGCCGCTAACCGGCGAGACCGGGCCGCTGCCGCTGACCTTCGACCACACGGGCCTTTACCAACTGACACTGCACGTGATGAATGGTGATGTGGAATCTACCGCCTCGGCGACCGTCGAGGTGCGTCCCTCGGTGACGCTGACGCTTCAGGCGGGCGACACGCTGACCCTGGTGCAGAACGCGGAACAGTCCGTGACGCTGGCCTGGACGGTGAGCGGCGCGGAGTCCGTCGAAGGTGGGGTTAACGTGCAGCTCGAAAGCTCTGATTCGACCCTGGCGCTGCCGACCGGCCCGTTGCCTGCGACCGGGTCCCAGGACGTGACCGTGACGCCGCAGTCCGAGTCGGTCGAATGGCTGGTGACGCTGACGGCTCAGGGGGCGGACGGCGTGATCGCGAGCGTGACGCAGAAGCTGCCTATCGTCGCGCCCATCTGCGAGCTGAGCGTGCCGCGTACACTGGTGCGCCGGGGTCCCGGCGAGGACTATCCGGCGGCTGCGCCCACGCTCGAACGTGCCGCAGATGGGACGATTCTGTCGCCGCTGGCACGCGACCCGTCCGGCGACTGGCTGCTGGTGGCGGTCGCGTCGGGCAGCGAGACGCGCACGGGCTGGGTGATGGCTGCCGACTTCAACTGCACCAACGTCGATCCCGGCCAGTTCGTCGTGTCCGAGGATTATCCCGCTCCGCCCGCCGTCACACCTTCTCCGACGGCGAGCAGTTCGACCGGCACACCCGATTCCATACCTGCGCTCCCGGCCAATCCGACTGGAACGACGGCCCCGACGCCACGCCCCACTCCGTCGCGGACGCCAGCCGTGGCAGGGCCGTGA
- a CDS encoding ABC transporter permease, giving the protein MLDGRTGASARHTINPANLVSQDQFPDPGICARDNQGRNPYWCGWLSEDVLATVQDSYCFRPEPDMTQRQWCYLLGGDSQGKDWLSQTIYGAQISLAVGVVGATMSLIVGLIYGLVAGFYGGRLDNLMMRIVDFMYGIPYLVLVILLQVFFTQIAREYQDQGRSGFVGFVLDLNKDMGGLLFLFFALGSLSWIGMARLARGQVLAFREKEFVEAARAVGASDRRIIFVHLLPNVIGPLIVAETLAIPGYIFTEAFLSFIGLGVQPGVPSWGAMISEVRERGAYYSNRHLLIVPSIALVLTTLAFNFLGDGLRDALDPRLRGT; this is encoded by the coding sequence TGTGCCCGCGATAACCAGGGTCGGAATCCGTACTGGTGCGGTTGGCTGTCGGAAGACGTGCTGGCGACGGTGCAGGATTCGTATTGCTTCCGTCCTGAACCGGACATGACGCAGCGCCAGTGGTGCTATCTGCTCGGCGGTGATAGTCAGGGCAAAGACTGGCTGAGCCAGACCATATACGGCGCGCAGATCTCGCTGGCCGTAGGTGTCGTCGGCGCGACCATGAGCCTGATCGTCGGCCTGATCTACGGGCTGGTAGCCGGGTTCTACGGTGGCCGTCTCGACAACCTCATGATGCGTATCGTGGACTTCATGTACGGCATCCCCTATCTGGTGCTGGTCATTCTGCTTCAGGTGTTCTTCACCCAGATTGCACGCGAATATCAAGATCAGGGGAGGAGCGGCTTCGTCGGATTTGTCCTTGATCTGAACAAGGACATGGGCGGACTCTTGTTCCTGTTCTTTGCGCTCGGCTCGTTAAGCTGGATCGGTATGGCGCGCCTGGCACGCGGCCAGGTGTTGGCCTTCCGCGAGAAGGAATTCGTCGAAGCCGCGCGCGCCGTGGGCGCCAGCGACCGCCGGATTATCTTCGTGCACCTGCTGCCGAACGTGATCGGCCCACTGATCGTGGCCGAAACGCTGGCAATACCCGGTTATATCTTCACCGAGGCATTCCTGAGCTTCATCGGCCTCGGTGTGCAGCCGGGTGTGCCCAGTTGGGGCGCGATGATCAGTGAGGTGCGCGAGCGCGGAGCCTATTACTCGAACCGCCACCTGCTGATCGTGCCGAGTATTGCCCTGGTGCTGACGACGCTGGCTTTTAATTTCCTGGGCGACGGCTTGCGCGACGCCCTTGACCCCCGCCTGCGTGGTACGTAG
- a CDS encoding ABC transporter permease: protein MSATVSEKQQKIKVQRGFSTYLDAIVRALGGASMLKFLIRRLLAAIPVLFAITLVTFALTHLLPGGPFDAVGQRRMPEYMVRQLEEKFGMNKPLFINTWSDGYFPDGDDWKIIGYHTETKTIGGSESGQVTDVQESVLRVDLLDSQFFTYLWGALHLDFGPSLNIALRDQGVMVQEEISRRLPVSMQVGMFAVVLGFSLGIPLGVLAAIYHNSFVDYFAMFFAVIGQSTPAIVLAPLLIIIFAVELGWVPVIDQRNVWTNGPEFSVYYLQILALPVITLGVGMSAGIARLTRASLLQVLHEDYVRTARAKGLRERVVVYVHALKNALIPVATILGPMLAAVLTGTFVVELIFGIPGLGKVFVDSVTARDYTMIMGVSLLYSVFLILGNILVDIMYTWLDPRIRFD from the coding sequence ATGAGTGCAACCGTATCAGAAAAGCAGCAAAAAATTAAGGTGCAGCGCGGTTTTTCGACCTATCTCGACGCGATCGTGCGGGCGCTGGGCGGCGCAAGCATGCTCAAGTTCCTGATCCGGCGCTTGCTGGCAGCGATCCCGGTGCTGTTCGCAATCACGCTGGTGACCTTCGCGTTGACGCACCTTCTGCCGGGCGGCCCGTTCGACGCGGTCGGCCAGCGCCGCATGCCGGAATACATGGTCCGTCAGCTCGAAGAGAAGTTCGGGATGAACAAGCCGCTGTTCATCAATACGTGGAGTGACGGTTACTTCCCCGATGGTGACGACTGGAAGATCATTGGTTACCACACCGAAACCAAGACTATCGGCGGCAGCGAATCGGGGCAGGTGACCGACGTGCAAGAGAGCGTTTTGCGCGTTGATCTGTTGGATTCGCAGTTCTTCACCTACCTGTGGGGCGCGCTGCACCTCGATTTCGGCCCATCGCTGAACATCGCGCTGCGCGATCAGGGTGTCATGGTCCAGGAGGAAATATCGCGCCGCCTGCCGGTGTCGATGCAGGTCGGGATGTTCGCGGTGGTGTTGGGCTTCTCGCTCGGTATTCCGTTGGGCGTGCTGGCCGCGATCTATCACAATTCGTTCGTAGACTACTTCGCCATGTTCTTCGCAGTGATCGGACAGTCAACGCCTGCCATTGTGCTGGCGCCACTGCTGATTATTATATTCGCGGTCGAGCTGGGCTGGGTCCCAGTCATCGACCAGCGAAATGTGTGGACTAATGGCCCAGAGTTCTCGGTGTACTACCTGCAAATTCTGGCGCTGCCGGTGATTACGCTCGGTGTCGGGATGAGCGCCGGGATTGCCCGCCTGACGCGTGCGAGCCTGCTCCAGGTGCTGCACGAGGACTACGTGCGCACAGCACGGGCGAAGGGTCTGCGTGAGCGCGTGGTGGTGTACGTGCACGCGCTGAAGAACGCGCTGATCCCGGTGGCGACCATCCTGGGTCCCATGCTGGCGGCGGTGCTGACGGGCACCTTCGTAGTGGAGCTGATCTTCGGCATCCCCGGCCTGGGTAAAGTCTTCGTTGACAGCGTGACCGCCCGTGACTACACCATGATCATGGGCGTGTCGCTGCTCTACTCGGTGTTCCTGATCCTGGGCAACATCCTGGTGGACATCATGTACACCTGGCTCGACCCGCGCATCCGGTTCGACTAA